In Bacillus kexueae, a genomic segment contains:
- the ligA gene encoding NAD-dependent DNA ligase LigA has product MDKQTAQSRIQALHEQLNQYNYEYYVLDNPSVPDSEYDRLMQELIQIEEAFPELKSADSPSQRVGGQVLDAFQKVEHRIPMLSLGNAFNEQDLRDFDRRVKQVVGENVQYTVELKIDGLAVSLRYENGVFVQGATRGDGTTGEDITENLKTIRSIPLRLKKDVTLEVRGEAFMPKKSFEALNEERSKLNEEPFANPRNAAAGSLRQLDPKIAAKRNLDIFVYSIADIGETGVTSHSEGLQLLDELGFKTNKERRLCQSIDEVISLLDEFVQRRPELPYEIDGLVIKVDQLNQQEELGYTAKSPRWAIAYKFPAEEVVTKLVDIELTVGRTGVLTPTAILEPVRVAGTTVKRASLHNEDLIREKDIKIGDTVVIKKAGDIIPEVVNVLVEKRTGDERDFHMPKECPECGSELVRIEGEVALRCVNPKCPAQIREGLIHFVSRNAMNIDGLGERVITQLFNHQLIDDVADLYKLERGQLLNLERMGEKSTDNLLNAIERSKENSLERLIFGLGIRHVGEKAAKTLAEQFETMDRLQQATKEDLVAINEIGEKMADSIVTYFANDEVSEVIQELKDLGLNMAYKGVKREESLSDSYFSGKTIVLTGKYESMSRNEAKAQIEALGGKVTGSVSAKTDLVIAGEAAGSKLTKAQELNIEVWDEARMLQEFQS; this is encoded by the coding sequence ATGGATAAGCAAACGGCACAAAGTCGTATACAAGCATTACATGAACAACTAAATCAATACAACTATGAATATTACGTTTTAGATAACCCTTCTGTACCGGATAGTGAGTACGACAGGCTTATGCAAGAATTGATTCAAATAGAAGAAGCATTTCCTGAACTAAAATCAGCAGACTCACCGTCCCAACGTGTGGGCGGACAAGTGTTAGATGCTTTCCAAAAAGTCGAACACCGCATTCCGATGTTAAGCTTAGGAAATGCATTTAACGAACAAGACTTGCGAGACTTCGATCGTCGGGTCAAGCAAGTAGTAGGAGAAAATGTCCAATACACAGTCGAACTGAAAATTGACGGCCTTGCTGTCTCCCTTCGTTACGAAAATGGAGTGTTTGTTCAAGGGGCAACACGCGGAGATGGTACAACTGGAGAAGACATTACGGAAAATTTAAAAACCATTCGCTCCATTCCATTAAGATTAAAGAAGGATGTTACGTTAGAAGTGCGTGGAGAAGCCTTCATGCCGAAAAAGTCATTTGAGGCTCTCAACGAAGAGAGAAGCAAGCTCAATGAAGAGCCTTTTGCTAATCCACGTAATGCAGCAGCCGGCTCTCTTCGTCAGCTTGATCCGAAAATTGCTGCGAAACGAAACCTCGATATTTTCGTCTATAGTATTGCAGATATTGGAGAAACAGGTGTGACATCTCATAGTGAAGGGCTTCAATTATTGGATGAGTTAGGCTTTAAGACGAATAAAGAACGCCGTCTTTGTCAGTCGATAGACGAAGTTATTTCGCTTCTGGATGAGTTTGTTCAAAGACGCCCGGAGTTGCCATATGAGATTGATGGACTTGTTATTAAAGTGGATCAGCTTAATCAACAAGAGGAACTTGGTTACACTGCGAAAAGTCCTCGGTGGGCAATCGCCTATAAGTTTCCGGCAGAAGAAGTCGTAACAAAGCTGGTCGACATTGAACTAACGGTAGGACGCACAGGAGTTTTAACGCCGACTGCTATTTTAGAACCGGTTCGTGTCGCAGGAACAACGGTTAAACGTGCTTCTTTGCATAATGAAGATTTAATTCGCGAAAAAGATATTAAAATCGGTGATACTGTAGTTATTAAGAAAGCTGGCGATATCATTCCAGAAGTAGTCAATGTGTTAGTGGAGAAACGAACTGGAGATGAGCGCGATTTTCATATGCCAAAAGAATGTCCTGAATGTGGAAGTGAACTCGTGCGAATTGAAGGTGAAGTGGCTCTTCGATGCGTCAACCCGAAATGCCCAGCCCAGATTCGTGAAGGATTGATTCATTTTGTTTCCCGAAATGCGATGAATATTGACGGCTTAGGCGAGCGAGTCATAACGCAACTTTTTAATCACCAACTAATTGATGATGTTGCCGACCTTTATAAGCTTGAGCGCGGTCAATTATTAAATCTTGAGCGAATGGGCGAAAAGTCGACAGACAATCTACTAAACGCCATTGAGCGATCAAAGGAAAATTCATTAGAACGGTTAATTTTTGGCTTAGGTATTCGTCATGTTGGGGAAAAAGCGGCAAAAACGCTTGCTGAGCAATTTGAAACGATGGATCGCTTACAACAAGCTACAAAAGAAGATCTTGTAGCGATTAATGAAATTGGTGAAAAAATGGCGGATTCCATTGTCACGTATTTCGCCAATGATGAGGTAAGTGAAGTGATTCAAGAACTGAAAGACTTGGGATTAAACATGGCCTACAAAGGGGTCAAACGAGAAGAATCTCTGAGTGATTCCTATTTTTCTGGTAAGACAATCGTCTTAACCGGTAAGTACGAATCCATGTCACGAAATGAAGCAAAAGCTCAAATAGAGGCGCTTGGAGGAAAAGTGACGGGAAGTGTAAGTGCTAAAACAGACTTAGTCATTGCTGGAGAAGCAGCAGGTAGCAAATTAACGAAAGCTCAAGAGTTAAATATTGAAGTTTGGGACGAGGCTCGTATGTTACAAGAATTTCAATCATAA